One Mus musculus strain C57BL/6J chromosome X, GRCm38.p6 C57BL/6J DNA window includes the following coding sequences:
- the Nap1l3 gene encoding nucleosome assembly protein 1-like 3, producing the protein MAEADPKMVTEPGAHGVAEEAMASTACDSGDESDSNSSSSTNSCSSSGSSSSGSSSSSSSSSSSSSSSSSSSSGSSGSSSNGSHLNRKKRVPEPSRRAQRRPSGKLFLDKLPQAVRNRVQALRNIQNECDKVDTLFLRAIHDLERKYAELNKPLYDKRFQIINAEYEPTEEECEWNSEEEFSGDEEMQDDTPNEMPPLEGEEEEESCNEKAEVKEEGTHVPEEVPEAKVEEEEAPKETPEVKTEEKDIPKEGAEEKAEEQESSKEIPEVKGEEKADSTDCIDIAPEEKEDVKEVTQANTENKDQPTEEFTPRAPAREAQKRVPETRPEEGVNIKRARKGKPKKEDPKGIPDYWLTVLKNVDKLGPMIQKCDEPILKFLSDVSLKFSNPGQPIGYTFEFHFLPNPYFRNELLMKTYIIRSKPDHYDPFFAWGWEIEECKGCKIDWRRGKDVTVTTTRSRPGITGEIEVQPRVVPNASFFNFFSPPEIPLIGKLEPREDAILDEDFEIGQILHDNVILKSIYYFTGEINDPYYHDFRDYGNRKYYK; encoded by the coding sequence ATGGCAGAAGCGGATCCTAAAATGGTCACAGAACCTGGTGCCCATGGGGTTGCTGAAGAGGCGATGGCTAGCACAGCTTGTGATTCTGGGGATGAATCTGACAGCAATAGCTCTAGCAGTACCAATAGttgcagcagcagcggcagcagcagcagcggcagcagcagtagcagcagcagcagtagcagcagcagcagcagcagcagcagtagcagtagcggtagcagtggcagcagcagcaatggcagTCATTTGAACCGAAAGAAGAGGGTACCTGAGCCTTCCAGAAGGGCCCAGCGACGTCCCTCCGGGAAACTTTTCTTGGATAAGCTGCCCCAAGCCGTAAGAAATCGGGTGCAGGCACTCAGAAATATTCAGAATGAGTGTGACAAGGTAGACACCTTGTTCTTAAGGGCAATTCATGATCTTGAAAGAAAGTATGCTGAACTCAATAAGCCTCTATATGATAAGCGTTTTCAGATCATAAATGCAGAATATGAGCCTACAGAGGAAGAATGTGAATGGAATTCAGAAGAAGAGTTCAGTGGTGATGAAGAAATGCAGGATGACACACCTAATGAAATGCCACCCTTAGagggtgaggaggaagaagaaagctgtAATGAAAAAGCTGAAGTGAAGGAAGAAGGAACACATGTTCCAGAAGAAGTTCCTGAGGCAAAAGTTGAAGAAGAGGAGGCTCCCAAAGAAACTCCTGAGgtgaaaactgaagaaaaagacaTTCCAAAAGAAGGTGCTGAAGAAAAAGCTGAAGAACAGGAATCCTCTAAAGAAATTCCTGAGGTAAAAGGTGAAGAAAAAGCAGACTCTACGGATTGTATAGATATAGCTCCTGAAGAAAAAGAAGACGTCAAAGAAGTTACCCAGgcaaatacagaaaataaggaTCAACCTACAGAAGAATTTACACCAAGGGCTCCAGCAAGAGAGGCTCAAAAAAGGGTCCCTGAGACAAGGCCTGAAGAAGGAGTCAATATTAAAAGGGCTCGAAagggaaaacctaagaaagaagaTCCTAAAGGTATTCCTGACTACTGGCTGACTGTTTTAAAGAATGTTGATAAGCTTGGGCCTATGATTCAAAAGTGTGATGAACCCATTTTGAAGTTCTTATCTGATGTGAGCCTGAAGTTCTCAAACCCTGGCCAGCCTATTGGTTACACTTTTGAATTTCATTTCCTACCTAACCCATACTTCAGAAATGAGCTCCTGATGAAGACATACATAATAAGGTCAAAACCAGATCACTACGACCCGTTCTTCGCGTGGGGATGGGAAATTGAAGAGTGTAAAGGCTGCAAAATAGACTGGAGACGAGGAAAAGATGTTACGGTGACAACCACCCGGAGTCGCCCTGGTATTACAGGGGAAATTGAAGTCCAGCCAAGAGTGGTTCCTAATGCatccttcttcaatttcttcagtcCTCCTGAGATTCCTTTGATTGGGAAGCTGGAACCAAGAGAAGATGCTATCCTTGATGAGGACTTTGAGATTGGTCAAATTTTGCATGATAATGTCATCTTGAAGTCAATCTATTACTTCACAGGAGAAATCAATGATCCCTACTACCATGACTTCAGGGATTATGGAAATAGGAAGTACTACAAGTAG